A DNA window from Tamandua tetradactyla isolate mTamTet1 chromosome 22, mTamTet1.pri, whole genome shotgun sequence contains the following coding sequences:
- the PLK4 gene encoding LOW QUALITY PROTEIN: serine/threonine-protein kinase PLK4 (The sequence of the model RefSeq protein was modified relative to this genomic sequence to represent the inferred CDS: inserted 2 bases in 2 codons) — translation MATCIGEKIEDFKVGNLLGKGSFAGVYRAESIHTGLEVAIKMIDKKAMYKAGMVQRVQNEVKIHCQLKHPSILELYNYFEDSNYVYLVLEMCHNGEMNRYLKNRMKPFSENEARHFMHQIITGMLYLHSHGILHRDLTLSNLLLTRNMNIKIADFGLATQLKMPHEKHYTLCGTPNYISPEIATRSAHGLESDVWSLGCMFYTLLIGRPPFDTDTVKNTLNKVVLADYEMPAFLSREAKDLIHQLLRRNPADRLSLSSVLDHPFMSRNSSTKNKDLGTVEDSIDSGHATISTAITASSSTSISGSLLDRRKLLIGQPLPNKMTVFPKNKNSSDFSSLGDGSSFYTQWGNQEKETSNSGKGKVIQDGEERPHSRYLRRAHSSDRSSPCNTQSRGRKYTMERCHSAEMLSRSKRSGIDENEERYSPTNSNANIFHYCKEKTSSNSESLERPDNNQALSNHLCPGKIPFPFPAQTSHTEMVQQWFGNLQINALLREPTEHNSINPNRNFQDHPDLQKDISRNAWTDIGAKKNSDASNNVHSVKQLNTMKYMTSLQSKPEIIQQGSIFGLDPLSEQSKTRGMDPSLGYPKRTLRSITSPLTAHRLKPIRQKTKKAVVSILDSEEVCVELLKEYTSQEYVKEVLQISSDGNVITVYYPNDGRGFPLADRPPSPTDNVSRFSFDNLPEKYWRKYQYASRFVQLVRSKSPKITYFTRYAKCILMENSPGADFEVWFYDGAKIHKTEDLIQVIEKTGKSYTLKGESEVNSLKEEIKIYIDHANEGHRICLALESIISEEEKKVXSAPFFPIIVGRKPGGTSSSNTLSPPSSLDPSYPVRDTPCFNRMIMNSAASLKKAPIPSPSIVTDEGLGFTAADSGTNISSTSXKDCLPKSAQLLKSVFVENVGWATQLTSGAVWVQFNDGSQLVVQAGVSSISYTSPNGQTTRYGENEKLPDYIKQKLRCLSSILLMFSNPAPSFH, via the exons ATGGCGACCTGCATCGGGGAGAAGATCGAG gATTTTAAAGTTGGAAATCTGCTCGGTAAGGGATCATTTGCTGGTGTCTACAGGGCTGAGTCTATTCACACTGGTTTGGAAGTTGCAATCAAAATG ATAGATAAGAAAGCCATGTACAAAGCTGGAATGGTACAGAGAGTCCAAAATGAGGTGAAAATACATTGCCAATTAAAACATCCTTCTATCTTAGAG ctttataattattttgaagaTAGTAATTATGTGTACCTGGTATTGGAAATGTGCCATAATGGAGAAATGAACAGATACctaaaaaacagaatgaaaccCTTCTCAGAAAACGAAG CTCGACACTTCATGCATCAGATCATCACAGGAATGTTGTATCTTCATTCTCATGGTATATTACACCGGGACCTCACACTTTCTAACCTCTTACTTACACGTAATATGAACATCAAGATTGCCGATTTTGGGCTGGCAACTCAATTGAAAATGCCACATGAAAAACACTATACATTATGTGGAACTCCTAATTACATTTCACCAGAAATTGCAACTCGAAGTGCACATGGACTTGAATCTGATGTTTGGTCCCTGGGCTGTATGTTCTATACATTACTTATTGGGAGGCCACCTTTTGACACTGACACGGTCAAGAACACATTAAATAAAGTAGTATTGGCAGATTATGAAATGCCAGCTTTTTTGTCAAGAGAAGCCAAAGATCTTATTCACCAATTACTTCGTAGAAATCCAGCAGATCGTTTAAGTCTGTCTTCAGTATTAGACCATCCTTTTATGTCCCGAAATTcttcaacaaaaaataaagatttaggAACTGTAGAAGACTCAATTGATAGTGGACATGCCACAATTTCTACTGCAATTACAGCTTCTTCCAGTACCAGTATAAGTGGTAGTTTATTGGACAGGAGAAAACTTTTGATTGGTCAGCCACTACCAAATAAAATGACTGTATTTccaaagaataaaaattcaagtgatttttcttctttgggagATGGAAGCAGTTTTTATACTCagtggggaaatcaagaaaaagaaaccagtAATAGTGGAAAAGGAAAAGTAATCCAAGATGGAGAAGAAAGACCGCATTCTCGATATCTTCGTAGAGCCCATTCCTCTGATAGATCTAGCCCTTGTAATACTCAGTCCCGAGGAAGAAAATATACAATGGAAAGATGTCATTCAGCAGAAATGCTTTCAAGGTCTAAAAGATCAGGAATTGATGAAAATGAAGAGAGATACTCACCTACGAATAGCAATGCCAATATTTTTCACTACTGTAAAGAAAAGACATCCAGTAATTCTGAATCTTTGGAAAGACCTGATAACAATCAAGCACT cTCTAATCATCTTTGTCCAGGAAAAATTCCTTTTCCATTTCCAGCCCAGACATCTCATACTGAAATGGTACAACAGTGGTTTGGGAATCTGCAAATAAATG CTCTTTTAAGAGAACCTACTGAGCACAACAGCATTAAtccaaacagaaattttcagGACCATCCAGATCTGCAGAAGGACATATCACGAAATGCCTGGACTGATATAGGAGCCAAAAAGAACTCAGATGCTTCCAATAATGTACATTCTGTAAAACAACTGAATACCATGAAATATATGACTTCACTTCAAAGTAAACCTGAAATAATTCAACAAGGGTCTATTTTTGGCTTAGATCCTCTATCTGAACAAAGCAAGACCAGGGGTATGGATCCATCACTGGGGTATCCAAAACGTACATTACGAAGCATTACATCTCCCTTGACTGCACACAGGTTAAAACCAATCAGACAGAAAACCAAAAAGGCTGtg gtGAGTATACTTGATTCAGAGGAGGTGTGTGTGGAGCTTCTAAAGGAGTATACATCTCAAGAATATGTGAAAGAAGTTCTTCAAATATCTAGTGATGGAAATGTG ATCACTGTTTATTATCCAAATGATGGAAGAGGTTTTCCTCTTGCTGATAGACCGCCCTCACCTACTGACAATGTCAGTAGGTTCAGCTTTGACAATTTACCAG AAAAGTACTGGAGAAAATATCAATATGCTTCCAGATTTGTACAGCTTGTAAGATCTAAATCTCCAAAAATCACTTATTTTACAAGATATGCTAAATGCATTTTGATGGAGAATTCTCCTGGTGCCGATTTTGAGGTTTGGTTTTATGATG gAGCAAAAATACACAAGACGGAAGATTTAATTCAGGTGATCGAAAAGACTGGGAAATCTTACACCTTGAAAGGTGAAAGTGAAGTTAATAGcttgaaagaggaaataaaaatatatattgaccaTGCTAATGAG gGTCATCGTATTTGTTTAGCTCTGGAATCTATaatttcagaagaggaaaaaaaag ggAGCGCTCCCTTTTTCCCAATAATTGTAGGAAg aaaaccTGGTGGTACTAGTTCATCTAACACCTTATCACCTCCTTCTTCCTTGGATCCAAGCTACCCAGTGAGAGATACACCATGTTTCAATAGAATGATCATGAATAGTGCTGCATCTCTGAAAAAGGCACCAATACCTAGTCCTTCT ATAGTTACAGATGAAGGACTTGGCTTTACAGCTGCAGATTCTGGAACAAACATCTCTTCTACCA CTAAAGATTGTCTTCCTAAATCAGCACAGCttttgaaatctgtttttgtGGAAAATGTTGGTTGGGCTACACAG TTAACAAGTGGAGCTGTGTGGGTTCAGTTTAATGATGGATCCCAGCTGGTGGTGCAGGCAGGAGTGTCTTCTATCAGTTATACATCCCCAAATGGTCAGACAACTAG GtatggagaaaatgaaaagttaCCAGACTACATTAAACAGAAATTACGGTgtctttcttccatccttttgaTGTTTTCTAATCCAGCTCCTAGTTTTCATTGA